In a single window of the Panthera leo isolate Ple1 chromosome A1, P.leo_Ple1_pat1.1, whole genome shotgun sequence genome:
- the SHLD3 gene encoding shieldin complex subunit 3: protein MTTEVILHYRPYENDPTQLSKIAEKALQDFPTRPLSRFIPWFSHDGSKLPLKPKRSPPVISEEAAEDVKLYLTISEHDVKSQSYDCTIDLLEFQPNLKKEKHLIQSHTLNEQTNSGNLDKQSEKGRQHKKRFWSVSLPNSNCTENIFPLSKKLQDSLKALNLHSLYRARWTIEHTICNNQTLEDIWAKLNQIIKHNELPSCNATIQRHLDQIWVFCDIMYCEYVGNLLKGRLALTGKMNLCVRKYGVIFSM from the coding sequence ATGACTACAGAAGTAATATTACATTATCGACCATATGAGAATGATCCCACACAACTGTCAAAAATTGCAGAGAAAGCACTTCAAGACTTTCCTACACGTCCACTCTCAAGATTTATTCCTTGGTTTTCTCATGATGGGTCCAAACTTCCACTCAAACCTAAAAGATCACCACCTGTGATTTCTGAAGAGGCAGCTGAAGATGTGAAACTGTACTTAACCATTTCAGAACATGATGTTAAATCACAGAGTTACGATTGCACGATAGATCTTTTGGAATttcaacctaatttaaaaaaagaaaagcacttaaTCCAGTCACACACACTGAATGAACAGACTAATTCTGGAAATCTAGATAAGCAATCAGAAAAGGGAAGACAGCATAAGAAGAGGTTTTGGAGTGTTTCACTTCCCAACAGTAAttgcactgaaaatatttttcctttgtctaaAAAATTGCAAGATAGTTTAAAGGCACTGAATTTGCATTCACTTTATAGGGCAAGATGGACTATAGAGCACACTATTTGTAACAACCAAACTCTGGAAGACATTTGGGCAAAACTCAATCAAATTATCAAGCACAATGAACTTCCATCTTGTAATGCTACAATTCAGAGACACTTAGACCAAATATGGGTGTTCTGTGATATTATGTACTGTGAATATGTGGGAAATCTTCTTAAAGGTAGATTAGCTCTTACTGGGAAAATGAATTTATGTGTACGTAAATATGGTGTTATTTTTAGTATGTAA